A genomic region of Cannabis sativa cultivar Pink pepper isolate KNU-18-1 chromosome 1, ASM2916894v1, whole genome shotgun sequence contains the following coding sequences:
- the LOC115706029 gene encoding inositol phosphorylceramide glucuronosyltransferase 1 has product MRLVQAWFVLVTLVLVLIPSNAVSGSLHPTTDEAYVTLLYGDEFLLGVRVLGKSIKDTRSTKDMVVLVSDGVSDYAMTLLKADGWIVKKISLLENPNQVRPTRFWGVYTKLKIFNMTDYKKVVYLDADTIVVKSIEDLFKCRKFCANLKHSERLNSGVMVVEPSQKVFDDMMSKVNTLQSYTGGDQGFLNSYYSDFPNAHLFEPNLSQEVLKSRPVPEMERLSTLYNADVGLYMLANKWMVNESELRVIHYTLGPLKPWDWWTSWLLKPVDVWQNVREQLAETLPGTGGGSNPNDSFLVKFLFLLPFLALGFCYYRSFLKTREHLNSLCNHIRHLYYKIRSFGTISYSSVSTSSTNNLNYQAKIPVYLGGISVVICFMAALVALALALAIVPRQVMPWTGLLLMYEWTFTIFFLLFGGYLRLIYQWGSTAALQAGSPSSHSDSRDDDSGKGHHRLTSSCDFANWYYGLVMAFLAIIAPSLPCFLGITALFARLALMVAGGLVLASFMTYASEHLAIRAFFRGLEDRDAARSSSSSRTSSFC; this is encoded by the exons ATGAGATTGGTGCAGGCATGGTTCGTGCTAGTAACACttgttttagttttgattcCATCGAATGCTGTTTCTGGATCTTTGCATCCAACAACCGATGAGGCTTATGTCACACTCCTGTACGGAGATGAGTTTTTGTTGGGGGTTCGAGTCCTTGGGAAATCGATTAAGGATACCAGATCAACCAAGGATATGGTGGTTCTGGTCTCAGATGGTGTTTCCGATTATGCCATGACACTTCTCAAG GCGGATGGGTGGATAGTGAAAAAGATTAGTTTGTTGGAAAATCCAAATCAAGTGAGGCCAACAAGGTTTTGGGGTGTCTACAcaaagttaaaaatatttaacatgaCTGACTACAAGAAAG TTGTATATCTTGATGCGGATACTATTGTGGTAAAAAGTATTGAGGATCTTTTTAAATGCCGGAAATTCTGTGCTAACTTGAAGCATTCTGAGAGATTGAACTCTGGTGTAATGGTAGTAGAACCATCACAAAAAGTTTTTGATGATATGATGAGCAAAGTGAACACTCTACAATCTTATACTGGAG GAGATCAAGGGTTTCTGAATTCATATTACTCTGACTTTCCCAATGCCCATCTCTTTGAGCCAAATTTATCACAAGAGGTACTGAAGTCTAGACCAGTACCTGAAATGGAGCGACTTTCCACTCTATATAATGCAGATGTGGGTCTTTACATGCTCGCTAACAAG TGGATGGTAAATGAAAGTGAACTTCGTGTTATCCACTACACTCTTGGTCCTCTTAAACCTTGGGACTGGTGGACGTCTTGGCTTTTAAAACCTGTTGATGTTTGGCAG AATGTTAGGGAGCAACTTGCAGAAACACTTCCTGGAACTGGAGGAGGCAGTAATCCAAATGATAGTTTTCTTGTCAAATTCCTGTTCTTGCTACCATTTTTGGCTCTTGGCTTTTGTTACTATCGATCATTTTTAAAG ACTCGTGAACACTTAAACTCATTATGTAACCATATCAGGCATCTTTACTATAAGATTAGATCTTTTGGAACAATTTCTTATTCTAGTGTTTCCACATCATCCaccaataatttaaattacCAG GCTAAGATACCTGTCTATTTAGGTGGGATCTCAGTCGTCATCTGTTTTATGGCCGCTCTAGTGGCCCTTGCCCTTGCTCTTGCAATTGTGCCACGACAAGTTATGCCATGGACTGGTCTACTTTTGATGTATGAATGGACATTCACGATCTTCTTTTTGTTATTTGGAGGTTATCTTCGTCTAATATATCAATGGGGATCGACAGCAGCATTGCAAGCAGGATCCCCTTCCTCTCATTCTGATTCTCGTGATGATGATTCCGGAAAAG GTCATCATCGTCTCACATCATCATGTGATTTTGCTAATTGGTATTATGGACTTGTAATGGCGTTTTTGGCCATCATTGCCCCATCATTGCCATGTTTTCTAGGAATTACTGCTCTATTTGCAAG GTTAGCATTAATGGTAGCTGGGGGTTTAGTGTTAGCATCTTTCATGACCTATGCATCTGAGCATCTTGCAATTAGGGCATTTTTTAGGGGTCTTGAAGATCGTGATGCTGCAagaagtagtagtagtagtaggaCCTCTTCTTTTTGTTGA